A genome region from Musa acuminata AAA Group cultivar baxijiao chromosome BXJ3-5, Cavendish_Baxijiao_AAA, whole genome shotgun sequence includes the following:
- the LOC135639195 gene encoding probable E3 ubiquitin-protein ligase RHA1A, whose amino-acid sequence MVVPKPVVFFFLFLAYVEFAVSLVLYCLGFYVPSEPLTPPWEENVFYFPGAATDTTSSAKSPSAVAPSSIKQQLRVVEFSSLPRRCRLDDPTCVICLGALEARHMVRELGNCGHGFHQECIDKWVDAGHVTCPLCRVRLLPAAKQEGRWRRFLWVW is encoded by the coding sequence ATGGTGGTGCCAAAGCCGgtggtcttcttcttcctctttcttgcGTACGTAGAATTCGCCGTCTCCCTGGTCCTCTACTGCCTCGGCTTCTACGTGCCGTCGGAGCCGCTCACCCCCCCGTGGGAAGAAAATGTGTTCTACTTCCCGGGGGCGGCGACCGACACCACATCGTCGGCGAAGTCTCCCTCCGCGGTGGCCCCTTCGTCCATAAAGCAGCAGCTCAGGGTGGTAGAGTTCTCGAGCTTGCCGAGGAGGTGCCGCTTGGACGACCCCACCTGCGTCATCTGCTTGGGAGCTCTGGAGGCCAGGCACATGGTTAGGGAGCTCGGCAACTGCGGCCATGGATTCCACCAGGAGTGCATAGATAAGTGGGTGGACGCTGGTCACGTTACGTGTCCGCTGTGCAGGGTTCGCCTGCTGCCCGCCGCGAAACAGGAAGGGCGGTGGCGAAGGTTTCTATGGGTTTGGTGA